A window of Gemmatimonadota bacterium contains these coding sequences:
- the rpmH gene encoding 50S ribosomal protein L34, whose amino-acid sequence MGKPTYRPRNKRRIKTHGFRARMETKWGREVLSRRRKKGRKRLTVKLPSKYAGA is encoded by the coding sequence ATGGGGAAGCCGACGTACCGCCCGCGCAACAAGCGTCGCATCAAGACGCATGGGTTCCGCGCGCGCATGGAGACCAAGTGGGGACGCGAAGTCCTCAGCCGCCGCCGCAAGAAGGGGCGCAAGCGGCTCACCGTGAAGTTGCCGTCCAAGTACGCTGGCGCCTGA
- a CDS encoding insulinase family protein yields MVMMRIPVETTTLPNGLRMILSRDHATPVVAVNLWYHVGSANEREGRTGFAHLFEHMLFQGSAQVAANEHFELVQRAGGTLNGSTWLDRTNYYETLPSHQLELALWLEADRMARLLPAMTQEKLDTQRDVVKNERRWSVDNQPYGTWWERLPALCFPPAHPFHHSLIGSMEHLTAASLDDVAEFFRTYYTPDNAVLTVCGDFDEATARAMVERQFGAIPRGAGRPPLPDMTLPPTFGEWKREVVEDAVVAPRLFLAFRIPPAGDDAWYAASLLGAVLGTGEGSRLSRALVREQQLASEATAFTFDLAKGSDLLVCDVTARPGVAAATLEAAVVAEIDRLLRDGVTAGERARALALYETAWVSGIQSVGSRADKLSQFATYRGDAALVNDEPARHAAVGVDAMVDFARARLQPTNRASLLYVPRAVAGVAA; encoded by the coding sequence ATGGTGATGATGCGGATCCCGGTCGAGACCACGACACTTCCCAACGGCCTGCGCATGATCCTGTCGCGCGACCATGCGACGCCGGTCGTCGCGGTGAACCTCTGGTACCATGTGGGCTCGGCGAACGAACGCGAGGGGCGCACGGGCTTCGCGCACCTGTTCGAGCACATGCTGTTCCAAGGGAGCGCGCAGGTCGCGGCGAACGAGCATTTCGAACTCGTGCAACGGGCGGGCGGGACGCTCAACGGGTCGACGTGGCTCGACCGCACGAACTACTACGAGACGCTGCCGTCGCACCAGCTGGAGCTCGCGCTCTGGCTCGAGGCCGACCGGATGGCCCGCCTGCTACCCGCGATGACGCAGGAGAAGCTCGACACGCAGCGCGACGTGGTGAAGAACGAGCGGCGCTGGTCGGTCGACAACCAGCCGTACGGCACCTGGTGGGAGCGACTGCCCGCGCTCTGCTTCCCGCCCGCGCATCCGTTCCACCATTCGCTGATCGGGTCGATGGAGCATCTCACGGCGGCGAGCCTCGACGACGTGGCGGAGTTCTTCCGCACGTACTACACGCCGGACAACGCGGTACTCACCGTCTGCGGCGACTTCGACGAGGCGACGGCTCGCGCCATGGTGGAGCGGCAGTTCGGTGCGATCCCGCGCGGCGCCGGTCGGCCGCCGTTGCCGGACATGACGCTCCCGCCGACGTTCGGCGAGTGGAAGCGCGAGGTGGTGGAGGATGCGGTGGTGGCGCCCCGCCTCTTCCTCGCCTTCCGGATCCCGCCGGCCGGCGACGACGCGTGGTATGCCGCGAGCCTGCTGGGCGCGGTGCTCGGTACCGGCGAGGGAAGCCGGCTCTCCCGCGCCCTGGTGCGGGAGCAGCAACTCGCATCGGAGGCCACGGCGTTCACGTTCGATCTCGCCAAGGGAAGCGACCTGCTCGTGTGCGATGTGACCGCGAGACCGGGTGTCGCGGCGGCGACGCTCGAGGCGGCGGTCGTCGCGGAGATCGATCGGCTGCTCCGCGATGGCGTGACGGCGGGGGAGCGGGCGCGCGCGCTGGCGCTGTACGAAACGGCGTGGGTGTCGGGGATCCAGTCGGTCGGGTCGCGAGCGGATAAATTGTCTCAGTTCGCTACTTATAGAGGGGACGCGGCGCTCGTCAACGACGAACCGGCGCGTCATGCGGCGGTGGGGGTGGACGCGATGGTGGACTTCGCGCGCGCGCGATTGCAGCCGACGAACCGGGCCTCGCTCCTGTACGTCCCGCGCGCGGTGGCCGGGGTGGCGGCATGA
- a CDS encoding YdcF family protein produces MLAPPSRSRARRVVLVTLAALAVCWMASAGLVLWFASRDRARPTDAIVVLGAAQYRGRPSPVLRARLDHAVGLFARGIAPRLVLTGGIAEGDTASEAAVSRTYVMRQGVPDSAILLENEGRTTHQSMRAVALLLHSREMDRAVVVSDGFHLFRAWTSARHHGLSVRTSPARPAEGVLSQLRRQPGYFLAETVKAPLALLMEW; encoded by the coding sequence ATGCTCGCACCCCCCTCCCGTTCCCGGGCCCGCCGCGTCGTCCTGGTCACGCTCGCGGCGCTCGCGGTGTGCTGGATGGCCTCGGCCGGGTTGGTGCTCTGGTTCGCGTCGCGCGACCGGGCCCGCCCGACGGACGCGATCGTCGTCCTCGGGGCCGCGCAGTACCGGGGGCGCCCGTCGCCGGTGTTGCGGGCGCGCTTGGACCACGCGGTGGGTCTCTTCGCGCGCGGCATCGCCCCGCGCCTGGTGCTCACGGGCGGGATCGCCGAGGGCGATACCGCGAGTGAAGCGGCGGTCAGTCGCACGTACGTCATGCGCCAGGGCGTGCCGGACTCGGCGATCCTGCTCGAGAACGAAGGGCGCACGACACATCAGTCCATGCGGGCGGTCGCGCTGCTCCTGCACTCGCGGGAGATGGACCGCGCCGTGGTGGTCTCGGACGGGTTCCACCTGTTCCGCGCGTGGACGTCCGCGCGGCACCACGGACTGTCGGTGCGGACCTCGCCGGCGCGCCCGGCGGAAGGGGTCCTGTCGCAGCTCCGTCGGCAACCCGGATACTTCCTCGCAGAGACGGTGAAGGCACCGCTCGCGCTCCTCATGGAATGGTGA
- the yidC gene encoding membrane protein insertase YidC has translation MDRRFFLALLLTMGVIVVTPRLFPGPRPVAVPVVTDTSTVSAESGATATAPTAGGAAGVPAIGAATAAAVVAGTTPAPAPVIARTVRLENALARYAFSTRGAAFLDAELPRYPHLGGDSGQVRLADRLQPLVRYRLIAGGDTIALDRADFTAREDTLDGKARVTFTTPIGSGIARIAYTLADSNYLADVDIQVNGVPAPAFLLIDLPGGFDTQERDSTDDRRHLAYAMRTPVGGAERIDFSKPDPGERLLRQGPFTWTVAKSKYFLVGLLAKDSAASPLAELQVTGAMRVNKIAVRAQATAIAPLGTSGVQLQLFAGPQEWERLVAMGREFEHVNPYGGWISGVVQPFATIVMRILLWLKRTTALQYGWILVIFGVSIRLLMWPLNSRMMRSQMTMQRIAPLVQTAQNKHKGDPVKQREEVMKVYAEAGISPFAPLAGCLPMLIPMPVLFALFFVFQNTIEFRGVPFLWFPDISVADPYYIAPLLTGGSMFLLSWLGMRNVPPNPQAKMMAWMMPLMMTIFGINFAAGLNLYWFVQNFAAMPQQWLIANERGKAATTAATVVADGGARKRR, from the coding sequence ATGGATAGGCGCTTCTTCCTCGCGTTGCTGCTCACGATGGGCGTCATCGTCGTGACGCCGCGTCTGTTCCCCGGCCCGCGCCCCGTCGCGGTGCCGGTCGTCACCGACACCTCGACCGTCTCGGCGGAGTCCGGTGCCACGGCGACGGCACCCACCGCAGGTGGCGCGGCGGGAGTGCCCGCGATCGGCGCAGCCACGGCCGCTGCGGTGGTCGCCGGCACCACGCCGGCTCCCGCGCCGGTCATCGCGCGCACGGTGCGGTTGGAGAACGCGCTCGCACGCTATGCGTTCAGCACACGCGGCGCTGCGTTCCTCGATGCCGAGCTCCCACGTTATCCGCACCTGGGCGGGGACAGTGGCCAGGTCCGACTCGCGGACCGATTGCAGCCGCTTGTGCGCTATCGGCTGATCGCGGGCGGCGACACGATCGCGCTCGACCGCGCGGACTTCACCGCACGGGAGGATACGCTCGACGGCAAGGCGCGCGTCACCTTCACGACGCCGATCGGATCGGGCATCGCGCGCATCGCCTACACGCTCGCGGACTCCAACTATCTCGCCGACGTCGACATCCAGGTGAACGGTGTCCCGGCGCCGGCCTTCCTGCTGATCGACCTCCCGGGCGGCTTCGATACACAGGAGCGCGACTCGACCGACGACCGCCGGCACCTCGCGTACGCCATGCGCACGCCCGTGGGCGGGGCGGAGCGGATCGACTTCAGCAAGCCGGATCCTGGCGAACGGCTGCTCCGGCAAGGGCCGTTCACGTGGACGGTCGCGAAGAGCAAGTACTTCCTCGTGGGGTTGCTCGCGAAGGACTCGGCGGCGTCACCGCTCGCGGAGTTGCAGGTCACCGGCGCGATGCGCGTCAACAAGATCGCCGTCCGTGCGCAGGCGACGGCGATCGCGCCGCTCGGCACCTCGGGCGTCCAGCTCCAGCTCTTCGCGGGCCCGCAGGAGTGGGAACGCCTCGTCGCGATGGGACGCGAGTTCGAGCACGTCAATCCCTACGGCGGCTGGATCAGCGGCGTCGTGCAGCCGTTCGCGACGATCGTCATGCGCATCCTCCTCTGGCTCAAGCGTACCACGGCGCTCCAGTACGGCTGGATCCTCGTGATCTTCGGCGTCTCCATCCGCCTCCTCATGTGGCCGCTCAACAGCCGCATGATGCGCTCGCAGATGACGATGCAGCGCATCGCGCCGCTGGTGCAGACCGCGCAGAACAAGCACAAGGGCGACCCGGTCAAGCAGCGCGAGGAGGTCATGAAGGTGTATGCCGAGGCCGGCATCAGCCCCTTCGCGCCGCTCGCTGGCTGCCTCCCGATGCTGATCCCGATGCCGGTGCTCTTCGCGCTCTTCTTCGTGTTCCAGAACACCATCGAGTTCCGCGGCGTGCCGTTCCTCTGGTTCCCCGACATCTCGGTGGCCGACCCGTACTACATCGCACCGCTCCTCACGGGCGGATCGATGTTCCTGCTCTCCTGGCTCGGCATGCGCAACGTGCCGCCGAACCCGCAGGCGAAGATGATGGCGTGGATGATGCCCCTGATGATGACGATCTTCGGCATCAACTTCGCGGCCGGCCTCAACCTGTACTGGTTCGTGCAGAACTTCGCCGCGATGCCGCAGCAGTGGTTGATCGCGAACGAGCGCGGGAAGGCGGCGACGACGGCCGCGACGGTCGTCGCTGATGGGGGCGCGCGCAAGCGGCGCTGA
- the rnpA gene encoding ribonuclease P protein component yields MAPESAFRFPPARRLTRTADLDAVRREGKRFRTPRLEVRYIASLSHLPRVGIIVPRHKQTAVARNRVKRRLRELVRCSLLPALSAPGALASLDVVVRVMPEAYGADLATLAGDLQRAAEKLGGVAR; encoded by the coding sequence CTGGCGCCTGAGTCCGCGTTCCGCTTCCCGCCAGCCCGGCGGCTGACGCGGACGGCGGATCTCGACGCGGTGCGTCGTGAAGGGAAGCGATTCCGAACTCCGCGGTTGGAGGTTCGGTACATCGCTTCCCTTTCGCATCTTCCGCGGGTGGGGATCATCGTGCCGCGCCACAAGCAGACGGCGGTCGCGCGCAATCGCGTGAAGCGCCGCCTGCGCGAGCTGGTGCGCTGTTCCCTCCTGCCAGCACTCTCGGCTCCAGGGGCGCTCGCCTCGCTCGATGTCGTGGTGCGGGTCATGCCGGAAGCCTACGGCGCGGATCTCGCGACGCTGGCAGGCGATCTCCAACGAGCCGCCGAGAAGCTGGGTGGGGTGGCGCGATGA
- the mnmE gene encoding tRNA uridine-5-carboxymethylaminomethyl(34) synthesis GTPase MnmE yields MGARASGADLRGDTIAAVATAAGRGALAVVRLSGPDAAAIAVRVGMPIDQPARAVRRVRVHQPDAPAAAIDEALVTRFSAPHSFTGEDVVEFSVHGGAYVGATLLARLVDCGARPALAGEFTERALRHGKLGLLEAEAIADLIDARSSAMHRAAMRQLDGVLTRRLDALREGLLETEALLAYDIDFPEEDDGPQPRARVTAAAERVRAELDALLATRPQAELGRDGVVVVLAGPPNAGKSSLFNALAGAPRAIVSPLPGTTRDAIEVLVDDDPLPMRFVDTAGLRASPDTLEQLGVEVSLQRLRSAHVVLVCAETADGLAASCVEVAAHATAPCIAVRTKRDATTAEGTRLPSLDGVAALDVSAHTGAGLEALRAAIRQIASGLVGDPAEEQPTITRARHVHALTVARDEIEAFVAAWTAAELPAPVVATHVRAAVHALDELLGGIDTDEIIGRVFRSFCVGK; encoded by the coding sequence ATGGGGGCGCGCGCAAGCGGCGCTGACCTCCGCGGCGACACGATCGCCGCGGTCGCGACGGCGGCGGGGCGCGGCGCGCTCGCCGTCGTCCGGCTGAGCGGGCCCGACGCTGCGGCCATCGCCGTGCGCGTCGGGATGCCGATCGACCAGCCGGCGCGCGCGGTGCGACGGGTGCGCGTGCATCAGCCGGACGCGCCCGCCGCCGCGATCGACGAGGCGCTCGTGACGCGCTTCTCGGCGCCGCACTCCTTCACCGGCGAGGATGTCGTCGAGTTCTCCGTGCATGGTGGCGCGTACGTCGGCGCGACCCTGCTCGCCAGGCTCGTCGACTGCGGAGCGCGCCCCGCACTCGCGGGCGAGTTCACGGAGCGGGCGCTGCGCCACGGCAAGCTCGGATTGCTCGAGGCCGAGGCGATCGCGGACCTCATCGATGCCCGCTCGTCGGCGATGCACCGAGCGGCGATGCGACAACTGGATGGGGTCCTCACGCGCCGACTCGACGCGTTGCGCGAGGGGCTCCTCGAGACGGAGGCACTCCTCGCCTACGACATCGACTTCCCTGAGGAGGACGACGGACCGCAGCCGCGCGCGCGGGTGACAGCAGCAGCCGAACGGGTGCGGGCGGAGCTGGATGCGCTGCTCGCGACGCGTCCGCAGGCAGAACTGGGACGCGACGGCGTGGTCGTCGTGCTCGCCGGACCGCCGAACGCCGGGAAGTCCTCGCTCTTCAACGCCTTGGCCGGGGCACCGCGCGCGATCGTGAGCCCGCTGCCCGGCACGACACGTGATGCGATCGAGGTGCTCGTCGATGACGACCCGCTGCCGATGCGGTTCGTCGATACCGCGGGACTGCGCGCCTCGCCCGATACGCTCGAGCAGCTCGGCGTCGAGGTCAGTCTCCAGCGCCTGCGGTCGGCACACGTGGTGCTCGTCTGCGCCGAGACCGCAGACGGGCTCGCGGCGTCCTGCGTCGAGGTCGCCGCGCATGCGACCGCGCCCTGCATCGCCGTGCGGACGAAGCGGGATGCGACGACCGCCGAGGGAACGCGGCTGCCGTCGCTCGATGGTGTGGCGGCCTTGGACGTGAGTGCGCACACCGGCGCGGGCCTCGAGGCACTGCGCGCGGCGATCCGGCAGATCGCGAGCGGGCTCGTCGGGGATCCGGCGGAGGAACAGCCGACGATCACGCGCGCACGCCACGTGCACGCCCTCACGGTCGCGCGCGACGAGATCGAGGCGTTCGTGGCGGCCTGGACTGCGGCTGAGCTGCCGGCACCGGTCGTCGCCACGCACGTTCGCGCCGCGGTGCACGCGCTAGACGAACTGCTCGGCGGCATCGATACGGACGAGATCATCGGACGGGTGTTCCGGTCGTTCTGCGTGGGGAAGTAG
- a CDS encoding MBL fold metallo-hydrolase, whose product MRLQFVGAAREVTGSAHLVHVLGRTILLDCGLFQGRRAEVAEKNRRVPHAVDRIDAVVLSHAHIDHAGRLPFLVKAGFRGEIHATGATRDLCEVMLADSAHIQEKDADFLRRHRKTAADPLYVLRDVSATLTQMRPHRYRERFEVVPGVHATFSDAGHILGSASITLEWEEGGTCRRLGFSGDIGRSGLPIIRDPEPVTDVDTLLMESTYGNRDHTSVAGARDELARVIRETVARGGRVLIPAFAVGRTQELLYDLHQLTHEGRIPRVPVVIDSPLAHEATEVFRDNTRDFDQSEPMVRAHGADLTALFDFDQLRFTPDVEDSKATMRGHGPMIVIAASGMVESGRILHHLAHSAGDPRTTILIVGYQAEHTLGRRIMERQPTIKVLGDELPLRAQVEVLSGYSAHADRTELRRWLDAVRASSPRLRDVLLVHGEREAQDAFVEELATHGIRASAPEAGDVVTR is encoded by the coding sequence ATGCGACTCCAGTTCGTCGGTGCGGCGCGCGAGGTGACCGGCTCGGCCCATCTGGTGCACGTGCTGGGGCGCACGATCCTCCTCGACTGCGGCCTGTTCCAGGGGCGGCGCGCCGAGGTGGCGGAGAAGAATCGGCGCGTGCCGCATGCGGTCGATCGGATCGATGCCGTGGTGCTGTCGCACGCGCACATCGACCACGCCGGTCGCCTTCCCTTCCTCGTGAAGGCCGGATTCCGCGGCGAGATCCATGCGACGGGTGCCACGCGGGACCTCTGCGAGGTGATGCTCGCCGACTCGGCGCACATCCAGGAGAAGGATGCGGACTTCCTGCGTCGCCACCGCAAGACGGCCGCCGACCCGCTGTACGTGCTGCGCGATGTCTCGGCGACGCTGACGCAGATGCGGCCGCACCGCTACCGGGAGCGCTTCGAGGTGGTGCCGGGCGTGCACGCGACCTTCAGCGACGCGGGGCACATCCTCGGCTCGGCGTCGATCACGCTCGAGTGGGAGGAGGGCGGTACGTGCCGCCGCCTCGGCTTCAGCGGCGACATCGGACGGTCGGGACTGCCGATCATCCGCGACCCGGAGCCGGTCACGGACGTCGACACGCTGCTCATGGAGTCGACGTACGGGAACCGCGATCACACGAGCGTCGCCGGGGCGCGGGATGAACTCGCGCGCGTGATCCGGGAAACGGTGGCCCGCGGCGGGCGTGTGCTGATCCCGGCCTTCGCGGTCGGGCGCACGCAGGAGCTGCTGTACGACCTGCACCAACTGACGCACGAGGGACGCATCCCGCGCGTGCCGGTGGTGATCGACAGTCCGCTGGCGCACGAGGCAACGGAGGTGTTCCGCGACAACACGCGCGACTTCGACCAGAGCGAGCCGATGGTGCGCGCCCACGGGGCGGACCTGACGGCGCTCTTCGACTTCGACCAGTTGCGGTTCACGCCGGACGTCGAGGACTCGAAGGCGACGATGCGCGGGCACGGCCCCATGATCGTGATCGCGGCGTCCGGCATGGTGGAGTCGGGTCGGATCCTCCATCACCTGGCCCACAGCGCCGGCGATCCGCGCACGACGATCCTGATCGTCGGCTACCAGGCCGAGCACACGCTGGGGCGCCGCATCATGGAGCGTCAGCCGACGATCAAGGTGCTCGGTGACGAGCTCCCCCTGCGCGCGCAGGTGGAGGTGCTCTCCGGCTACAGCGCGCATGCCGACCGGACGGAGCTCCGCCGCTGGCTCGATGCGGTGCGCGCAAGCTCGCCGCGGCTGCGGGACGTGCTGCTGGTGCACGGCGAACGCGAGGCGCAGGACGCGTTCGTGGAAGAGCTGGCGACGCACGGGATCCGGGCATCGGCCCCCGAGGCGGGCGACGTTGTCACGCGCTGA
- the upp gene encoding uracil phosphoribosyltransferase encodes MLTTPALPGLTVVSHPLVQHKLAILRDQATPKKIFKELVDEIAMLMAYEATADLALEPVEVDTPLETTTGRRVAGKKLTLVPILRAGLGMVDGILKLVPSARVGHIGLYRDHDTLKPVDYYFKIPGDGAERDFFLLDPMLATGGSAASAVTSLKRAGAVRIKFLCLVAAPEGVRKLQAAHPDVPIFAAALDRELNENGYILPGLGDAGDRLFGTR; translated from the coding sequence ATGCTGACCACCCCTGCGCTTCCGGGCCTCACCGTCGTCTCGCACCCGCTCGTGCAGCACAAGCTCGCGATCCTGCGCGACCAGGCGACACCGAAGAAGATCTTCAAGGAGCTCGTCGACGAGATCGCGATGCTCATGGCCTACGAGGCCACCGCTGACCTCGCGCTCGAACCGGTCGAGGTCGACACGCCGCTCGAGACCACGACCGGTCGCCGCGTCGCGGGCAAGAAACTCACGCTCGTCCCCATCCTCCGCGCCGGCCTCGGCATGGTCGACGGCATCCTCAAGCTCGTGCCGTCCGCGCGTGTAGGCCACATCGGCCTCTATCGCGACCACGACACGCTCAAGCCGGTCGACTACTACTTCAAGATCCCCGGCGACGGCGCCGAGCGCGACTTCTTCCTGCTCGACCCCATGCTCGCCACCGGCGGAAGCGCCGCGAGCGCGGTGACCTCGCTCAAGCGCGCCGGTGCTGTCCGGATCAAGTTCCTCTGCTTGGTCGCCGCGCCGGAGGGCGTGCGGAAGCTCCAGGCCGCGCATCCCGACGTTCCCATTTTCGCTGCCGCGCTCGACCGCGAATTGAACGAGAACGGCTATATCCTTCCCGGACTCGGCGACGCCGGCGACCGTCTGTTCGGCACGCGGTGA
- the dnaA gene encoding chromosomal replication initiator protein DnaA, with protein MSLTASEVWSRLLDRARTQLSDHIVDTWLSPLTAAEYSGESLTLTAPDQFSVEWNERRHSAILESLAPVAVGHPVKIELRVHADRLQRSQMDLFVPVKGQERSVIEPERPRENVTLSALNDRYTFDTFVVGKSNDLAAAAAAAVSQAPGKTYNPLFFYGPTGLGKTHLMQAIAHDIIKRAPQTRVTYITTEQFTNDVITSIGKGAMHDFRRRYRETDLFLVDDVHFIGGKNSTQEEFFHTFNALYEAGRQIVLTSDRPPSEIPKLEARLASRFAWGMVADVGQPDLEHRIAILRRKAAMDHLEHTIPDDVLHFIADHVQSNVRELEGSIIKLLAFASLKHRVITVELAREALRDKLRQNDAAQVRPERQDRMGHIQQRVAGEWGVTVEGLQSKTRTKNLTVPRQVAMYLAREVLGLQLVEIGQAFGGRDHSTVIHSLERVVDMMKDSSEFRGRVEKVRETVRHST; from the coding sequence ATGTCGCTCACCGCCTCCGAAGTCTGGTCCCGCCTGCTCGATCGGGCGCGAACCCAGCTCTCGGATCACATAGTTGATACCTGGCTCTCGCCGCTCACCGCGGCGGAGTATTCGGGTGAATCCCTGACGCTCACCGCACCCGACCAGTTCTCGGTCGAGTGGAATGAGCGTCGCCACTCGGCTATCCTCGAGTCGCTCGCACCGGTCGCCGTCGGGCACCCGGTGAAGATCGAGCTCCGCGTGCACGCTGACCGTCTTCAGCGCTCGCAGATGGACCTTTTTGTGCCAGTAAAGGGACAGGAGAGGAGCGTCATAGAGCCAGAGCGTCCTCGTGAAAACGTGACCCTCAGCGCCCTCAATGACCGCTACACCTTCGATACCTTCGTCGTCGGCAAGTCCAACGACCTCGCCGCTGCGGCGGCGGCGGCGGTCTCGCAAGCGCCCGGCAAGACCTACAACCCCCTCTTCTTCTACGGCCCCACCGGGCTCGGCAAGACCCATCTGATGCAGGCGATCGCGCACGACATCATCAAGCGCGCCCCGCAGACCCGCGTCACCTACATCACCACCGAGCAGTTCACCAACGACGTCATCACGTCCATCGGCAAGGGCGCCATGCACGACTTCCGGCGCCGCTATCGGGAGACCGATCTCTTCCTCGTCGACGACGTCCATTTCATCGGGGGCAAGAACTCCACGCAGGAGGAGTTCTTCCACACGTTCAATGCCCTCTACGAGGCCGGTCGCCAGATCGTCCTCACCTCCGACCGACCACCCTCCGAGATCCCCAAGCTCGAGGCGCGTCTCGCCTCCCGGTTCGCCTGGGGCATGGTCGCCGACGTCGGGCAACCGGATCTCGAGCACCGTATCGCCATCCTGCGCCGCAAGGCCGCGATGGACCACCTCGAACATACCATCCCCGATGACGTGCTCCACTTCATCGCGGATCACGTGCAATCCAACGTCCGCGAGCTCGAAGGCTCCATCATCAAGCTCCTCGCCTTCGCGTCGCTCAAGCACCGGGTCATCACGGTCGAGCTCGCGCGCGAGGCGTTGCGCGACAAGCTGCGGCAGAATGATGCCGCACAGGTCCGCCCGGAGCGCCAGGATCGGATGGGCCACATCCAGCAACGGGTCGCGGGCGAATGGGGCGTCACGGTCGAAGGACTGCAGTCCAAGACCCGGACCAAGAACCTCACCGTCCCGCGACAGGTCGCCATGTATCTCGCGCGCGAGGTGCTCGGCCTCCAGCTCGTCGAGATCGGACAGGCATTCGGCGGGCGAGATCACTCCACCGTCATCCATTCGCTCGAGCGGGTGGTCGACATGATGAAGGACAGCAGCGAGTTCCGGGGGCGTGTGGAGAAGGTGCGGGAAACCGTCCGGCATTCCACCTGA
- a CDS encoding helix-turn-helix transcriptional regulator — MSRADASERITRAAVTLGVTEGVGALSLQAIARTAGVSKSLLLYHFAGKPLLLGAVVRMLGSESVARLRQAATAPDALDAWRLLVRDEVARGELALLGALALETEVDLQMLRAVGAAREGAATLLASAVLTGVHLVPRVPAALLGRLLLRHLDGVVSATTHERTALPAELDAELDAFALALLALGH; from the coding sequence TTGTCACGCGCTGACGCGAGCGAGCGGATCACGCGCGCCGCGGTCACGCTCGGGGTGACGGAGGGCGTCGGGGCGCTGAGCCTGCAGGCGATCGCGCGCACGGCGGGCGTGAGCAAGTCGCTGCTGCTCTATCACTTCGCGGGGAAGCCTCTGCTCCTCGGGGCGGTGGTGCGGATGCTCGGATCGGAAAGCGTGGCGCGCCTGCGGCAGGCGGCGACCGCGCCCGACGCGCTGGACGCGTGGCGCCTGCTCGTGCGGGACGAGGTGGCGCGTGGTGAGCTCGCGCTGCTCGGTGCGCTCGCCCTCGAGACGGAGGTCGACCTGCAGATGCTCCGTGCCGTCGGTGCCGCGCGCGAGGGTGCGGCGACGCTGCTCGCAAGCGCGGTCTTGACCGGCGTGCATCTCGTCCCGCGGGTGCCCGCCGCGCTGCTGGGGCGGTTGCTCCTGCGCCATCTCGATGGTGTGGTCTCGGCGACGACTCACGAACGGACCGCGTTGCCAGCGGAACTCGATGCGGAGCTGGACGCGTTCGCCCTCGCGCTGCTCGCGCTCGGTCACTGA
- the yidD gene encoding membrane protein insertion efficiency factor YidD: MKQILILFVRAYQVLLSPLLPAACRYHPTCSHYAIEALEKHGALRGGWLAVKRIARCHPFRAGGFDPVPDPPSAPPQDG, translated from the coding sequence ATGAAGCAGATCCTGATCCTGTTCGTACGGGCATATCAGGTGCTCCTCTCGCCGCTGCTGCCGGCGGCGTGCCGGTATCATCCGACCTGTTCGCACTACGCCATCGAGGCGCTCGAGAAGCATGGAGCGCTGCGTGGCGGGTGGCTCGCGGTGAAGCGCATCGCGCGCTGCCATCCCTTCCGCGCCGGGGGTTTCGACCCGGTGCCCGATCCCCCCTCTGCACCACCTCAAGATGGATAG